The segment ACTCCCACAGTCGCTCTCCGGTGACGGAAACCAGGTCTTCGGCCCGTTCGAATTCGACGGAACGCACGTCGCGGAGGGGGAGCACAGCGGTGAGTCGAACTTCAGCACCCACGTCTACCCCGCCGAAGGGTCGTTCGGAGAGCTGGTGTTCAACGAAATTGGTGAATACGAGGGCGAGACAACGTTCAACTTCGACGGTATTGGGTGGGTGGCCGTCCAAGCCGACGGTGACTGGTCCATCGAATTGGAATAATCGCACTGTCTCGAAACCGCAGAACTACCATCCGCGACGAACCTCTTTTCGCACACCGGAGACAGACGTCGAGACCTCGTCGACGAACTCGAGGCTGCAACTGGGTTCCATCCCATCCTCGAAGGTCCGTCGCTCGAGGACGACCTCTTCGTTGCTGAACGCCTCGACTTCGTAGGCGTAGCCGACTCTGGCGAGCTGTGGGACGATCCCGAGCGACCTGCCGAGGCGGTCGACGAACCATTCGACGAAAGAACGTAGTATCCCAGAAGGCGAGAGTTGTAACCTACCTAGCACGGCATCAATATCTCCCGCAATGATCGGGTGGGGTCTTTTAGCCGTTAGGTGAGGTCGACTTCGAACGAAGAGTGAATCGTCTCGTTTTGTTCAGGGCGTAGCCGACTCCGTTCTACTGCATGATCGAGATATTCGGTCGCCCATAAGAACTCAGACACACTCTCGACATCGAAGTGAAATCGCCACGGACGATGTTCCCGGTGTGTCGAATAGACGTCGACGTCGATATCCTGGTGCAACATATATGCCGACTCAATCGTCTCTGAGTCCACCTGTTCGGGATTCTCGATCGTCGCATCGAGCACTACACCACCCTCCGACCACCAGATCACGCCGTTCAGGAAGACGTTTTCAACGCGCCGTTTGATTCGTTCCCTCCGAGACTCAGGGAATCCTTCCTCGAGGACAATCGTGGAGAGACGGCCCCGAGCGAAGCGTTCGACCTTCGATGGTGGTGTAGCGATCCTGGGCTGGATGCTTCGCTTCCAGACTGCGTCAGCCAATTCGTCTCGACCCCGATCGACGAGTGGTTTGATCAAATAGCCGGCGGCCATTCCGAGGACGAAGACGGCGCCGGGGAGGGTTTCGAGCATAACTACTGATAGATCGTTCACAAATATATATCATCGGACGAATCAGAGTGCTTTCTACGCTACTGTAGCTGCGACACTTCCAGTTCCGCCGCGCACGGCGCACGATAAAGTCTCTCGCTACAGAACCTTCGAGGTCTGCCATCCAATCAATTCGCTCGCGACGGCTTTCCCGGCCCTGACGAACTCGAGGACTTCGAGGGCGATCGTCTCTTCCGTGCGCTCCAGCAACTATTAGGCGGGCCGCTGGCCAGCCACGGCAGCCTCCCAGTGGGACGATCGGTTCGCGGACCCCTGGATCAGGCAGGGTCACACGCGGGTCCGCCTCCTCGATCTCCTTGATCCGTTCAAAACAACCGTTACAGTACCTCGGGTTGTGCCAGACGAGCCGGTCGAACGCCCGTTGTGGTGAGACGTGGTTGTCTGTGGATTGAGTTCCCGTTGTTGACATGGTTAGAGAAAAGCGTCGCTGCAGGGCAGACGCGTTCATCGCCGGCGACGACCGCGGCCGCCGACTCGACGCCCCTTTGCATGACGTGTGTTTTCCTTATTGCGATGAACGTATAACAAACAAATAGAGAGACTCGAATTTCGAGTTGATTCTATAGCGAACCGAACGAGTAAGTGTTTGTAGGCTGATTGGTATTCACCAACAATTAACATGCACCGCGTTGAATTCCAAAGGCCATGGGATCCCCCAGTACATCAGATGGATCTAAGGAATGCATCACGCTCGAGACCAACGAAGACTGTCTGAGTCCATCAGCAGCATTTGAACTACTGGCTGATCAGCACCGTCGTTATTTTCTACATTACTTCCGAGTTGAAACCACTCGCACAGCAGAGACCGAGGAGGTTTGTGAGTTTATTGTAAATGGATTACCCGATTCGGACACTGACAAGGATTCATTGCAAATCGAACTACGGCATCAACATCTTCCAAGGCTCACCCAATGTAATATCATCGAATACGATAACAGGCACGAGACAGTCCGATACTACAGCGATCCAGTAGTTGAACAGTGCTTAGAGTTCGTTTCCTCTCACGATCTTGGATGATCTAACTCAATATCTGCATTTGAGATGTCGATACAAACAACATCGGATGCATAGACTGTAATTTCGAAATTATAGTACTCGAAAGAGACTTTCCCCAGGGTACGGTCATTTTCTTCGGATGACGGTCCAAATAGCGAATCAAGTGCGTCTGGATCGACAACCGAATACAGTGAAGGAATTTCTTCGACTTGTTTGCCAGTTATAGCTGCAACACCCCGGGCAATGACTACTGGTAGTGAGGAGTCTTTTCCACGGTCATACTCTATATAAACTTCGTCGGTTGACGGATCGTATCCAATGTGGTCTGATTGACAAACTCCCTTCATGCGAATGTTAACAAATAACTTCCCTAATACGCCGTCAGTATCCAGATATATAACTCATGGGGATCCAGGGGAAATCTGGAAATACCATCAGTAATAATATTTGGCCGGTATCCCGACGTCCTCGAGATCTCCGTCGTCGAGGTGGACGTTTCGCGAGCTCCGGGCGCTCGGTGATGTATTGGACACACCCGTCGAGTGCGCCGCCGCGGGCTTCGCGACGACCGATCATGCCGCGACACCTCCGTCTGCCGTCGGTATCGTGGTATGTGATCGACTGGTATCACTATCGAAGGTGTCCGGTACTCCCAAGCAGGGTGGTTCTACACTCCTTTTTACCTGGGATAATTCAGAAATTTGACAGAGCCAGGAGTGGGATTTGAACCCACGAAGTCCCGATTACAAGTCGAGTGCATGCACCACCCATGCTCTCCTGGCGCGGTCCGTTGGTTAGCGGTCCTCCTTTGAGTGTGTGTCGTTTTCCGGTCGGTCGTCCAGCGAGCGATCCATCGCGACTCGAAACGTCTCGTAACCTCGCTGTCGGTAAAATCGCCTGGCGTCTTCGTTCGTTGCCATCACCTCGAGCGTGAGGACCTCGACACCGTTCGCGGCGAGGGTCTCTTCGGCGGTGTGAAGTAGCGCCGATCCGACGCCCCGGTCGCGATATTCGGGTTCGACGTAGAGGTTCGAGAGCGTTCCCCGGGTGGCGTCGAGTTCGAGACTGCCGCGCTCGATCGAAAAGGAGGCGAACCCAGCCAGATCAGGGCCGACGCGGGCGACCAAGAGCCCATCAGTGGCGCGGTGAGCGGCGAGTGTCTCACGCATCGTCGAGCGGTTCGCCTCGGGACGAACGTACGAATCGTAGGCCCGCTGACCGCGAGCGAGTCGGACCCAGAGCTCGGTGATCCCGTCGATATCGTCCGCTTCGGCTGGTTCGATCGTCAGTTCGGGAGCCATTCGAATCGATCGATGCCGTTCACTCGAGTACGGATTCTGAAAGCGTTTTCCATCGGTTTGGTCGAGCCGTTCACCCCGCCTCAGACGGACCGGCAGTCCGAACAGACCAGCCGTCCGTTGGCGTCCCACAGCGCGTCCGAAAGCGAGCCACAGGCTTCACAGACGCCTTGCGTGGAAAACTCGTCGCCGCCGTTGGGAAGCGCGCGTTCGTCGGCCGCCTCGCTAACCGACCGTGTGACCGACTCCTCGGTGTCGACCTCGTTCGCCGTCGAGACGCTGCCCGTGCTCGCACTCGAGCGGGTAGGGGTCATCGTG is part of the Natrarchaeobius halalkaliphilus genome and harbors:
- a CDS encoding GNAT family N-acetyltransferase — encoded protein: MAPELTIEPAEADDIDGITELWVRLARGQRAYDSYVRPEANRSTMRETLAAHRATDGLLVARVGPDLAGFASFSIERGSLELDATRGTLSNLYVEPEYRDRGVGSALLHTAEETLAANGVEVLTLEVMATNEDARRFYRQRGYETFRVAMDRSLDDRPENDTHSKEDR
- a CDS encoding HalOD1 output domain-containing protein; the encoded protein is MKGVCQSDHIGYDPSTDEVYIEYDRGKDSSLPVVIARGVAAITGKQVEEIPSLYSVVDPDALDSLFGPSSEENDRTLGKVSFEYYNFEITVYASDVVCIDISNADIELDHPRS
- a CDS encoding DUF7344 domain-containing protein gives rise to the protein MGSPSTSDGSKECITLETNEDCLSPSAAFELLADQHRRYFLHYFRVETTRTAETEEVCEFIVNGLPDSDTDKDSLQIELRHQHLPRLTQCNIIEYDNRHETVRYYSDPVVEQCLEFVSSHDLG